In Maridesulfovibrio sp., a single genomic region encodes these proteins:
- a CDS encoding PocR ligand-binding domain-containing protein produces the protein MFTARLSDDYFRCLIEAIPDLVWLKDPDGVYISCNKAFESFFDVKEEEIIGKTDYDFIEESLADSFRENDKLAMAADGPRVNEEWITMVRTGESRLVETIKTPVRNVSGELLGIMGVARNITARKNIEEALEKRITALTKPIEDSSGFSFEDLFNLDDIQRLQDEFAEATGVGSLITRPDGSPITRPSNFCRLCNDIIRKTELGLANCYKSDAKLGKLKKDGPSIQNCMSGGLWDAGAGISVGGHHVANWLMGQVRDENQDEEKIRVYARKIGADEDEAVEAFMEVTSMPFERFERISKVLFTLANQLSGIAYQNMQQARFINELERTEAELAKTRNLLSNIIDSMPSLLIGVDANCTVTQWNMGAEKATSISRKEALGKPLQSLLPRFTLELDNVREAIRTRSAKSDCLKTRTPTGETRHEDMTIYPLIANGVEGAVLRIDDVTDRVRLEQMMIQSEKMMSVGGLAAGMAHEINNPLAGVLGYALNMKKRIFGDLDKNMAAAEECGISLNAIREYMVKRDIPKMIDGIHSAGTRAAAIVANMLSFSRKSEDKFMLHDVSALLDSTIELTANDFNFKRNYDFKKINIVREYAADVPEVYCDRNEIQQVFLNLLRNGAEAMMDKTFCDEEPRFICRVKKDRKWVVVEIEDNGPGMDRETRRRLFEPFYTTKDAGKGTGLGLSVSYFIITDQHRGRIEVHSNAGSGSCFVIKLPAEEAPVSMN, from the coding sequence ATGTTTACAGCAAGGCTGTCTGATGATTATTTTCGCTGTCTTATAGAGGCCATTCCTGATCTTGTCTGGCTCAAGGATCCGGATGGAGTGTATATATCGTGCAATAAGGCATTCGAATCTTTTTTCGATGTGAAGGAAGAGGAGATAATAGGTAAGACCGATTATGACTTTATAGAAGAATCACTTGCCGACTCTTTTCGTGAAAATGATAAACTTGCAATGGCTGCCGATGGTCCGCGAGTCAATGAGGAATGGATCACCATGGTCAGGACCGGAGAAAGCCGTCTTGTGGAAACCATAAAGACTCCGGTGAGGAACGTTTCCGGCGAGTTGTTAGGTATCATGGGGGTGGCCCGCAATATAACGGCAAGGAAGAACATTGAAGAAGCGCTGGAAAAGCGCATAACAGCCCTTACCAAACCCATTGAAGATTCGTCCGGGTTCAGTTTTGAAGATTTGTTCAATCTTGACGATATTCAGCGTTTACAGGATGAGTTTGCCGAAGCAACCGGTGTCGGCTCATTGATTACCCGTCCGGACGGAAGTCCTATAACCAGGCCCAGTAATTTTTGCAGGTTGTGCAATGATATTATCAGAAAGACCGAGCTTGGGTTGGCGAATTGCTATAAATCGGATGCCAAACTCGGAAAGCTGAAAAAGGACGGTCCTTCGATTCAGAATTGCATGAGCGGTGGGCTATGGGATGCCGGAGCCGGAATATCCGTGGGCGGACATCACGTGGCCAACTGGCTTATGGGGCAGGTCCGTGATGAAAATCAGGATGAAGAAAAGATTCGGGTTTACGCCCGTAAAATAGGTGCCGACGAGGATGAGGCGGTCGAGGCTTTTATGGAAGTCACTTCTATGCCTTTTGAGCGTTTTGAGCGAATTTCCAAGGTCTTATTCACTCTTGCCAACCAGCTTTCCGGAATAGCCTACCAGAATATGCAGCAGGCCCGCTTCATAAATGAACTGGAGAGGACAGAAGCGGAATTGGCAAAAACCAGAAACCTGTTGTCCAATATCATAGATTCCATGCCTTCACTCCTCATAGGAGTGGATGCTAATTGTACGGTGACGCAGTGGAACATGGGGGCGGAAAAAGCCACTTCCATTTCCCGCAAGGAGGCCTTGGGAAAACCTCTGCAGAGTCTGCTGCCCCGTTTCACCTTGGAGCTGGATAACGTCCGGGAAGCAATACGTACCAGGAGTGCGAAGTCCGATTGTCTGAAGACGAGAACCCCCACAGGGGAGACCCGGCATGAGGATATGACCATCTATCCGCTTATTGCCAACGGGGTCGAGGGAGCCGTGCTGAGAATTGACGATGTCACGGACCGGGTAAGGCTGGAGCAGATGATGATCCAGTCGGAGAAAATGATGTCAGTCGGCGGCCTTGCCGCAGGTATGGCTCATGAGATCAACAATCCCCTTGCCGGAGTTCTGGGATATGCCCTGAATATGAAAAAAAGAATTTTCGGCGATCTGGATAAGAACATGGCTGCTGCCGAGGAATGCGGTATCTCTCTGAATGCAATCCGCGAGTACATGGTAAAAAGGGACATCCCGAAAATGATAGACGGAATTCACAGCGCCGGAACCAGAGCGGCTGCAATAGTTGCCAATATGCTCAGCTTCAGCCGGAAGAGTGAAGATAAATTTATGCTCCATGATGTTTCCGCTCTGCTCGACAGTACAATTGAACTCACAGCCAATGATTTTAACTTCAAACGTAATTATGATTTCAAGAAAATAAATATAGTGCGCGAGTATGCGGCTGATGTCCCGGAAGTTTATTGCGACCGAAATGAAATTCAGCAGGTTTTTCTGAACCTGCTTAGAAACGGTGCAGAGGCCATGATGGATAAAACGTTCTGTGATGAAGAACCGCGTTTCATCTGTCGGGTTAAAAAAGACAGGAAATGGGTCGTTGTTGAGATTGAAGATAACGGTCCGGGAATGGATCGGGAGACCCGCAGGCGTCTTTTTGAACCTTTTTACACCACAAAGGATGCCGGAAAGGGGACCGGGCTGGGACTTTCGGTATCGTATTTCATCATAACCGACCAGCACCGAGGACGAATCGAGGTTCATTCCAATGCCGGAAGCGGTTCCTGTTTTGTAATTAAACTTCCGGCTGAGGAAGCGCCCGTCTCAATGAACTGA